From Mya arenaria isolate MELC-2E11 chromosome 1, ASM2691426v1, a single genomic window includes:
- the LOC128231029 gene encoding heat shock 70 kDa protein 12A-like produces the protein MSLSKPMLVAAIDFGTTYSSWAFSLLHEYENDPTQISAKQWQGHESTKGPTTVLIKPDGRTLEAFGFEAETRYAELIDEEEHDSYYFFKRFKMKLWNQKIERDMLIEDENSRHLSAKTVFALAIKWLKDDLWRVSNDRISGTIRENEIHWVLTVPAIWDNAAKQFMREAATLAGIEEKKLTVALEPEAASLFCRHLPIERSGNETSLGKMKAGQRYLVLDAGGGTIDITVHEVMQSMDVKELFKASGGAWGGTKVDEDFKGFINDIAGFDAIADLKQKHLDDFIDLFRRFENKKRSISPDKDSKTVIPLPLSLCSLIEKRQGRALCDLITDTVYASSVSMTNEKVKIDASVARQFFDSSVSSTIEHLKNILSLPVNMGVEAILMVGGFSESPMLQHAIGKEFGALKRIVPRETSLAVLKGAVIFGHNPNAITERISKLTYGVSMVQTFDAAIHVSSKKKCFDGVDKCVDLFDRHVKIGQKLKVGEAQYKERYHAVELNQKAMYFPIFTTYETNPMYTTNPGCKQIGNLEIPLSGSGKDRWVTVRFIFGGTEIDVEATEDSTGKVQHLKIDFLV, from the exons ATGTCTCTT TCGAAACCAATGCTGGTTGCGGCCATAGATTTCGGTACGACGTACTCGAGTTGGGCGTTCTCTTTACTTCATGAATACGAAAATGATCCAACACAGATATCAGCAAAACAGTGGCAGGGACATGAATCGACGAAAG GACCAACAACGGTTTTGATAAAGCCCGATGGAAGAACCTTAGAGGCATTTGGCTTTGAGGCGGAGACAAGATACGCAGAACTGATAGATGAAGAGGAGCATGATTCGTACTACTtctttaaaagatttaaaatgaaattgtggAACCAG aaaatcGAACGGGATATGCTTATTGAGGACGAAAACAGTCGTCATCTATCTGCAAAAACTGTGTTTGCACTAGCAATCAA ATGGCTCAAGGACGACCTTTGGCGGGTTTCAAACGACAGAATTTCTGGCACAATACGAGAGAATGAGATACACTGGGTGTTGACTGTGCCAGCTATCTGGGATAATGCTGCCAAACAGTTTATGAGAGAAGCCGCTACACTG GCTGGTATCGAAGAAAAAAAGCTCACTGTTGCTCTTGAACCAGAGGCAGCGTCATTGTTTTGTCGCCATCTACCAATCGAACGAAGCGGAAATGAAACGTCGCTCGGCAAAATGAAAGCTGGACAGAGATATCTGGTTTTGGACGCGGGAG GTGGGACAATAGACATCACCGTCCATGAAGTAATGCAGTCGATGGACGTTAAGGAACTGTTTAAGGCGAGCGGTGGTGCGTGGGGTGGAACTAAGGTCGACGAAGACTTCAAAGGTTTCATTAATGACATTGCAG GCTTCGACGCAATCGCcgatttaaagcaaaaacaccTGGACGATTTCATTGACTTGTTTCGCCGATTCGAAAACAAGAAGCGGTCCATTTCCCCAGACAAAGACAGCAAAACGGTTATACCCCTGCCTCTGTCCCTTTGTTCCTTAATAGAGAAACGACAGGGACGAGCCTTGTGTGACCTCATCACGGACACAGTTTACGCCTCTTCG GTGTCAATGACAAACGAGAAAGTCAAGATCGACGCTAGCGTTGCTAGACAGTTTTTCGATTCATCTGTTTCAAGCACTATTGAGCACTTGAAGAACATTCTAAGCTTGCCAGTAAACATGGGTGTAGAAGCTATTTTGATGGTAGGTGGATTTTCAGAATCGCCTATGCTTCAACACGCCATTGGCAAAGAGTTCGGAGCTCTGAAAAGAATTGTACCACGGGAAACAAGCCTTGCAGTACTAAAAGGGGCTGTAATATTTGGACACAACCCCAACGCGATCACAGAACGTATAAGCAAATTGACATACGGTGTTAGTATGGTTCAAACATTTGATGCAGCAATACACGTTAGTTCTAAAAAGAAGTGTTTTGATGGAGTGGACAAATGTGTTGATTTGTTTGATAGGCATGTGAAAATTGGACAGAAACTAAAGGTTGGTGAGGCACAGTATAAAGAGAGGTATCATGCAGTAGAATTAAATCAAAAAGCTATGTACTTTCCGATTTTTACAACATATGAAACGAATCCCATGTATACGACAAATCCAGGGTGTAAACAGATCGGAAACTTGGAAATTCCACTATCCGGCAGCGGAAAAGACAGATGGGTCACTGTGAGATTCATCTTCGGAGGAACGGAAATTGACGTTGAGGCAACAGAAGATTCAACTGGAAAGGTTCAACACTTGAAGATCGACTTCCTGGTGTAA